A window of Saccharomyces paradoxus chromosome XI, complete sequence contains these coding sequences:
- the STB6 gene encoding Stb6p (Protein that binds Sin3p in a two-hybrid assay~similar to YKL072W), translated as MLETNTFASEKTQPEASNQKESRLSPLASFIFPDFRALFNIGFNLYSNLNYKEVDINGFEIYIVEQWAAQRKISTLITSYTGNLQDTISAVEVALPEDPEEWPCCLKKYHEELLKFSSPKKTVKGTLFVTNLSSFKSTLNLLHVECGNLKKIWKNFKTNYDLKRLHCGGRSAQLLKKTPSASIAKFAQLYKFPNSAFSHEITSDFQQNLLQNDNSSISSVENIAVNHCPVVELTTLIQISLSYFALFEYKKERDGLLCNGTKQSLEKWWEIYGKRYHGIDKPKNETILGPTTVASLLSLVLTCYFKLMVEDCMSAKDPFDEEEFYSGLYAFQKKYGLSKNNRQTSLDERTVDKLFEVSSKTSNKDIFKFKKVVKSTVQDMTGKGNFMHLSNEILTTDLDTLVKNIHGGSLGKLWKGRNASRKETSMVWERKTFLSFKFERGDPSLQLDNNELFYGTIVPNEPLATPNKEGDDTQSSKRNSIYDTANGSKSSLSISSMFCNYDETRYKSTSNLNRTYKGEYFRRNSIPFCNDGIHDTKKISADLNKIEGMYRCNSYSEVQNAIELWNLPFDSSVIRLARDLLKVQSLMSVQRQLDEIRDGYLGKNSQRSYQKDLRFRQSLNKLQEMCEKCKRGSNEFHWEYSNVQNKQQILESEKKDMTSLSSKLKYNVRILDRRVRDVETSVDHFDRKLEDVRKKLLEQNNSKQISMALESPCNKFEFDSFMDSMVQSEQTKYEGLCFKILDKRSLRKLKKEFWKWSTWTFDTFLYKNRPNKEKEVL; from the coding sequence ATGCTGGAAACTAACACTTTTGCTTCGGAGAAAACGCAACCGGAAGCCTCAAATCAGAAAGAGAGCCGCTTGTCTCCTTTAGCCAGCTTCATTTTTCCGGACTTCAGGGCATTGTTCAACATAGGATTCAATTTATATTCTAATCTAAACTACAAAGAGGTAGATATCAACGGATTTGAAATTTACATTGTTGAACAATGGGCAGCCCagagaaaaatatcaaCTCTAATCACTTCATATACGGGCAACTTACAGGATACTATTTCTGCGGTGGAGGTTGCTCTTCCAGAAGATCCTGAGGAATGGCCGTGttgtttgaagaaataccATGAAGAACTGTTGAAGTTTTCCAGTCCAAAAAAGACAGTTAAAGGAACTTTGTTTGTTACGaacctttcttctttcaaatctACGTTAAACTTACTGCATGTGGAGTGTGGTAATCTAAAGAAAATCTggaaaaactttaaaaCGAACTACGACTTGAAGAGGTTACATTGCGGCGGGCGTTCAGCTCagttgttgaaaaagaCGCCCAGTGCCTCAATAGCGAAGTTTGCACAGTTGTACAAATTTCCGAACTCAGCATTTTCTCATGAAATAACATCGGATTTCCAACAAAACCTTCTTCAGAATGACAACAGTTCTATAAGTAGCGTAGAAAATATTGCTGTTAACCATTGCCCTGTGGTCGAATTAACCACTCTGATACAAATATCACTCAGTTATTTTGCACTGTTTGAATACAAGAAGGAGAGAGATGGCCTGCTATGCAATGGAACGAAGCAAtctcttgaaaaatggtgGGAAATATATGGCAAACGATACCACGGCATCGATAAGCCGAAGAACGAAACAATCCTTGGTCCAACTACAGTGGCATCACTACTTAGTCTCGTATTGACTTGCTACTTCAAATTGATGGTAGAAGATTGCATGTCGGCAAAAGATccatttgatgaagaagagttTTATTCTGGTCTTTATGcattccaaaaaaaatacggATTATCCAAAAACAATAGACAGACCTCCTTAGACGAACGAACAGTCGATAAATTATTTGAAGTATCTTCCAAGACTTCAAACaaagatattttcaaatttaaaaaGGTTGTGAAGTCAACTGTTCAAGATATGACTGGGAAAGGAAACTTTATGCACCTATCCAATGAGATATTAACAACCGATTTAGATACCCTAGTAAAGAATATACACGGTGGATCCCTTGGTAAGCTCTggaaaggaagaaatgCTTCAAGGAAGGAAACGAGTATGGTCTGGGAAAGAAAGACCTTTTTaagtttcaaatttgaacgTGGTGATCCATCTTTGCAATTAGACAATAATGAGCTATTTTATGGTACAATTGTACCAAATGAGCCATTAGCGACACCCAACAAGGAAGGCGATGACACGCAATCCTCGAAGAGAAATAGTATATATGATACTGCTAATGGTTCAAAATCATCGTTATCTATCTCATCAATGTTCTGTAATTATGATGAAACCCGCTACAAAAGTACTAGCAACCTTAATAGGACTTATAAGGGGGAATATTTTCGGCGTAATTCGATCCCCTTCTGTAACGATGGTATACATGatactaaaaaaatatccgCGGACCTTAACAAGATAGAAGGAATGTATCGCTGCAACTCATATTCTGAGGTACAAAATGCAATAGAACTCTGGAATTTGCCGTTCGACTCATCAGTCATCAGATTAGCAAGAGATTTGCTTAAAGTACAGAGTCTAATGTCAGTCCAACGTCAGCTTGATGAAATACGTGACGGATATTTGGGAAAAAATTCACAAAGATCATACCAGAAAGATTTGAGGTTCCGACAAAGCTTAAACAAATTGCAGGAAATGTGTGAGAAATGTAAGAGAGGTTCTAACGAATTTCACTGGGAATATAGTAACGTGCAAAACAAGCAGCAAATTTTGGAGAGTGAGAAAAAGGATATGACAtcactttcttcaaaactAAAGTATAATGTTCGTATCCTGGATAGACGTGTAAGAGATGTTGAGACCAGCGTAGATCATTTTGATCGCAAGTTAGAGGATGTTAGAAAGAAGCTTCTAGAGCAAAATAATAGTAAACAGATATCTATGGCCTTAGAAAGTCCTTGcaataaatttgaatttgacagTTTTATGGACTCTATGGTGCAGTCTGAACAGACTAAATATGAAGGGCTGTGTTTTAAAATTCTAGACAAGAGAAGTCTTCGAAAACTTAAAAAGGAATTCTGGAAATGGAGCACTTGGACATTTGATACCTTCTTATACAAAAATAGACCTAATAAGGAGAAAGAGGTACTATAA
- the OSI1 gene encoding Osi1p (similar to YKL071W): MTSSSEMTYFIIGGNRGIGFNLVKILSGSTDNTVITSIRGSPSLPKNKQVVDLAKIRKNIHIVQLDLTEDESIGNIANEIKKTPSFSGIDVFIACSGISDSYYEVLKTPKSVWLKHYNTNALGPILTLQKVYPLLLLKKARKIFFISSVAGSINGFVPISVSAYGQSKAALNYAVKALSFELKPEGFTVVAFHPGMVSTDMGQSGIDHFKEKNIDVSGIDIITPEESASALVNVFGKILPGDNGKFFNYDGSESVF; this comes from the coding sequence ATGACTAGTTCATCAGAAATGACTTATTTTATTATCGGTGGTAACCGTGGGATTGGTTTTAATTTGGTCAAAATTTTAAGCGGTTCTACGGATAATACTGTTATAACCTCTATTCGTGGATCACCTTCATTGCCTAAGAATAAACAAGTGGTGGATTTAGCAAAAATCAGGAAGAATATCCATATTGTCCAGCTTGACCTTACAGAAGATGAAAGCATTGGCAATATTGCAAACGAGATCAAGAAAACGCCATCCTTTTCGGGTATTGATGTCTTTATCGCATGCTCTGGAATATCTGATTCTTATTACGAGGTCTTAAAAACTCCCAAATCGGTGTGGCTCAAGCATTACAACACAAATGCCCTCGGTCCGATACTAACCCTTCAAAAAGTTTACCCAttgcttcttttgaaaaaggcaCGGAAGATATTCTTTATCTCTAGTGTTGCAGGGTCTATCAATGGATTTGTACCAATTTCTGTTTCCGCTTATGGTCAGTCGAAAGCTGCCTTGAATTATGCAGTAAAAGCGCTCAGTTTTGAGTTGAAACCGGAGGGTTTTACTGTTGTTGCTTTTCACCCGGGTATGGTATCTACTGATATGGGCCAATCTGGTATTGATCACtttaaagagaaaaatatagaCGTAAGCGGCATAGATATTATCACACCGGAAGAAAGTGCCTCTGCGTTAGTTAAtgtctttggaaaaattttaccAGGGGATAATGGGAAGTTTTTCAACTATGACGGCAGCGAAAGCGTCTTTTAG
- the LHS1 gene encoding Hsp70 family chaperone LHS1 (Molecular chaperone of the endoplasmic reticulum lumen~similar to YKL073W): MRNILRLLFFTAFIAIGSLAAVLGVDYGQQNIKAIVVSPQAPLELVLTPEAKRKEISGLSIKRLPGYGKNDPNGIERIYGSAVGSLATRFPQNTLLHLKPLLGKSLEDETTVTLYSKQHPGLKMVSTNRSTIAFMVDNVEYPLEELVAMNIQEIASRADSLLKDRDARTEDFVDKISLTIPDFFDQHQRKALLDASSITAGIKETYLVSEGMSVAVNFVLKQRQFPPGELQHYIVYDMGSGSTKASMFSILQPEDITQPVTIEFEGYGYNPHLGGAKFTMDIGSLIENKFLETQPTIRTDELHANPKALAKINQAAEKAKLILSANSEATINIESLINDIDFRTSITRQEFEDFIADSLLEIVKPINDALTKQFGGNKTNLPEINGVILAGGSSRIPIVQDQLIKLVSEEKVLKNVNADESAVNGVIMRGIKLSNSFKTKPLNVVDRSINTYAFKLSNESEMYDVFTRGSAYPNRTSILTNATDSIPRDFTIDLFENDKLFETITVDPGAVKSSYSSDKCSSGVAYNITLDLSSDRLFSVQEVSCVCQSENEAGSSKQTKNKGSRLAFSSEDVEIKRLSPSERFRLHEHINLLDKQDKERFQFQENLNVLESNLYDARNLLMDDEVMQNGPKSQVEELSEMVKVYLDWLEDASFNTDPEDIVSRIREIGILKKKIELYMNSSKEPLNSQQFKGMLEEGRRLLQSIETHKKTVEEFLSQFEAEFADTIDNVREEFQKTKQPAYVSKALSTWEETLTSFKSAISEVEKLLAKNLFGEDLREQLFEIKLKFDMYRTKLEEKLRLIKSGDESRLNEIKKLHLRKFRLQKRKEEKLKRKLEQEQNRGKNETESIVNNSADDRTTLLNDKTTESNLSSKEEILHDEL, from the coding sequence ATGCGAAACATTTTAaggcttttattttttactgCTTTTATTGCTATAGGGTCTCTAGCAGCCGTTTTAGGTGTTGATTACGGTcaacaaaatatcaagGCCATTGTAGTTTCACCGCAAGCTCCATTAGAACTTGTGCTCACTCCAGAAGCAAAACggaaagaaatttctgGTCTTTCAATAAAGAGATTACCAGGTTATGGTAAGAATGATCCAAATGGAATTGAAAGAATCTACGGTTCCGCTGTTGGCAGTCTGGCAACAAGGTTTCCTCAAAACACATTGTTGCATTTGAAACCATTACTTGGGAAATCACTAGAAGATGAAACAACTGTAACTTTGTATTCGAAACAACATCCTGGTTTAAAAATGGTATCAACAAATAGAAGTACTATTGCATTTATGGTTGATAATGTGGAGTATCCGTTGGAAGAGTTAGTGGCAATGAATATCCAAGAGATTGCTAGTAGAGCCGATTCACTGTTGAAAGATAGAGACGCAAGAACCGAGGACTTTGTAGACAAGATAAGCCTTACAATCCCTGACTTTTTTGACCAACATCAAAGGAAAGCACTTCTAGATGCCAGTTCAATAACCGCAGGAATCAAAGAGACATATCTAGTTAGCGAAGGAATGTCTGTTGCAGTTAACTTCGTGCTAAAGCAGCGCCAATTTCCACCAGGTGAATTACAGCACTATATTGTGTATGACATGGGAAGTGGCTCTACTAAGGCCTCAATGTTTTCTATATTGCAGCCGGAGGACATTACTCAGCCCGTTACAATAGAATTTGAGGGATACGGGTATAATCCACATCTAGGTGGTGCAAAATTTACTATGGATATTGGCAGCTTGATCGAGAATAAGTTTTTGGAAACTCAACCAACTATAAGAACTGATGAATTGCATGCTAATCCCAAGGCCTTAGCAAAAATCAACCAGGCAGCAGAAAAGGCAAAATTAATATTAAGTGCTAATTCTGAGGCAACTATTAATATAGAATCATTGATCAACGACATTGATTTCCGCACTTCTATCACTAGACAGGAATTCGAAGATTTTATTGCAGACTCGTTACTGGAGATTGTAAAACCCATAAATGACGCTCTGACAAAACAATTTGGTGGtaacaaaacaaatttaCCTGAAATAAATGGAGTCATTTTGGCGGGCGGCTCTTCCCGTATTCCTATTGTGCAGGATCAGTTAATCAAACTCGTATCCGAAGAGAAAGTGttaaaaaatgttaatGCTGACGAATCAGCTGTGAATGGTGTTATTATGAGAGGTATCAAACTATCAAACTCATTTAAGACTAAGCCATTAAATGTTGTTGATCGCTCTATAAATACTTATGCATTCAAATTATCAAATGAATCTGAAATGTACGATGTGTTTACCAGAGGAAGTGCTTATCCAAACAGAACATCTATTTTGACTAATGCAACTGATTCAATTCCTAGAGATTTTACCATTGATTTATTTGAGAATGATAAACTGTTCGAAACTATCACAGTAGATCCAGGAGCTGTAAAAAGCTCATATTCTTCCGATAAGTGCTCTTCTGGAGTGGCGTATAACATCACTCTTGATTTGTCTAGTGATAGGTTATTCTCAGTTCAAGAGGTTAGCTGCGTTTGCCAAAGTGAAAATGAAGCAGGTAGCTCCAAGCAAACTAAAAACAAAGGCAGTCGCTTGGCTTTTAGTTCTGAAGATGTTGAGATCAAAAGACTTTCTCCTTCAGAACGTTTCCGTTTGCATGAGCATATCAATTTGCTCGATAAACAGGATAAGGAAAGATTTCAATTCCAGGAAAATTTGAACGTCCTTGAAAGTAATTTGTATGATGCCAGAAACTTGCTAATGGATGATGAAGTTATGCAAAATGGACCAAAATCCCAAGTAGAAGAGTTATCGGAAATGGTTAAGGTCTATTTAGATTGGCTCGAAGATGCATCCTTCAATACTGACCCTGAAGATATAGTTAGCAGAATTAGAGAGATTGgaatattaaaaaagaaaattgagCTTTACATGAATTCGTCAAAGGAACCTTTGAACTCTCAACAATTTAAAGGAATGCTTGAAGAAGGGCGTAGACTACTACAGTCTATAGAAACCCACAAGAAGACcgttgaagaatttttaaGTCAATTTGAAGCCGAATTTGCAGACACCATAGATAATGTTAGAgaagaatttcaaaaaactaAACAACCAGCGTATGTGTCTAAGGCGTTATCTACATGGGAGGAGACCCTAACCTCTTTCAAAAGTGCAATTAGCGAAGTTGAGAAACTCCTGGCAAAAAATCTCTTTGGCGAAGACCTTCGTGAGCAGttatttgaaatcaaaTTAAAGTTTGATATGTATCGTACGAAACTAGAGGAAAAACTACGTCTTATCAAAAGCGGTGATGAAAGTCGCTTaaatgaaataaagaagttACATTTAAGAAAGTTCCGCTtgcaaaagagaaaggaagaaaaactgaaaagaaagcttGAACAGGAACAAAACAGGGGCAAGAATGAAACAGAATCGATAGTAAATAACTCCGCCGACGATAGAACCACTCTTCTAAATGATAAGACGACCGAGTCGAATCTAAGCTcaaaggaagaaattttgCATGATGAATTATAG